One segment of Deinococcus metalli DNA contains the following:
- the lysS gene encoding homocitrate synthase encodes MTPELPEAPVNYVPLIPARSWAIIDSTLREGEQFAKGNFKSGDKIEIARALDAFGAEFIEVTTPMVSEQTREDIIKLTSLGLKSKFLTHVRCHMEDVQRAVDTGVHGLDLLFGTSSFLREFSHGKDIAGIIASAQKVIGWIKDNHPQLQIRFSAEDTFRSEEADLMAVYRAVSDLGVHRVGLADTVGVATPRQVYTLVREVRKVIHAECGIEFHGHNDTGCAVSNAYEAIEAGATHIDTTILGIGERNGITPLGGFLARMFTFDPQGLTEKYDLELLPELDRMIARMVDLPIPWNNYLTGEFAYNHKAGMHLKAIYLNPGAYEAIPPGAFGVGRRIQAASKVTGKHAIAYKARELGLHYGEDALRRVTDHIKALAEQDELDDAHLEQVLREWVSA; translated from the coding sequence ATGACCCCAGAACTCCCGGAAGCTCCCGTCAATTACGTCCCGCTGATCCCCGCGCGCTCGTGGGCGATCATCGACTCCACCCTGCGGGAGGGCGAGCAGTTCGCCAAGGGGAACTTCAAATCGGGCGACAAGATCGAGATCGCCCGCGCGCTGGACGCCTTCGGCGCGGAGTTCATCGAGGTGACCACCCCGATGGTCAGCGAGCAGACCCGCGAGGACATCATCAAGCTGACCTCATTGGGCCTGAAGTCGAAGTTCCTGACGCACGTGCGCTGCCACATGGAAGACGTGCAGCGGGCCGTGGACACCGGCGTGCACGGCCTGGACCTGCTGTTCGGCACCAGCTCGTTCCTGCGCGAGTTCAGCCACGGCAAGGACATCGCCGGGATCATCGCGTCGGCGCAGAAGGTGATCGGGTGGATCAAGGACAATCACCCGCAGCTCCAGATCCGCTTTTCTGCCGAGGACACCTTCCGTAGCGAGGAAGCCGACCTGATGGCCGTGTACCGCGCGGTCTCGGACCTGGGCGTGCACCGGGTCGGGCTGGCGGATACCGTGGGCGTCGCCACGCCGAGGCAGGTGTATACGCTAGTGCGTGAGGTCCGCAAGGTGATTCACGCCGAGTGCGGCATCGAGTTCCATGGCCACAACGACACCGGCTGCGCGGTCTCCAACGCCTACGAGGCCATCGAGGCGGGTGCCACGCACATCGACACGACCATTCTGGGCATCGGGGAGCGCAACGGCATCACGCCGCTGGGCGGCTTCCTGGCCAGGATGTTCACCTTCGATCCGCAGGGCCTGACCGAGAAGTACGACCTGGAACTGCTGCCGGAACTCGACCGCATGATCGCGCGGATGGTGGACCTGCCCATTCCGTGGAACAACTACCTGACCGGCGAGTTCGCGTACAACCACAAGGCCGGGATGCACCTCAAGGCCATCTACCTGAATCCCGGCGCGTACGAGGCGATTCCGCCCGGCGCCTTCGGCGTGGGCCGGCGCATCCAGGCGGCCAGCAAGGTCACGGGCAAGCACGCCATCGCCTACAAGGCCCGCGAACTGGGCCTGCACTATGGCGAGGACGCCCTGCGCCGCGTGACGGATCACATCAAGGCGCTGGCCGAGCAGGACGAACTGGACGACGCCCACCTGGAGCAGGTCCTGCGCGAGTGGGTCAGCGCGTAG
- a CDS encoding PhzF family phenazine biosynthesis protein, producing MSADPVRYRTFSPAGQDGGKRVAVFSEARGDLQARAAASGEPLNVFVDSGDATSLTLRVYTPTREKGSSDSAAIAALAWWASTRPVSDLMEVTMAGETLSAQLCGGEWLLRQGVVEVGDAAADLSSLGLAGAPCWTASTARPNLVVAVADVDALDAFMPDAGAISAVNTSTGTTGLIVYGPGGPNRADVSFRAFGPLKGFAEDAASSNMLACLVGVLGHCGHLPADTNLLRAAQRMPGALSQLSAQFGAAEGGVEVWVGGRAEITASSTVPAGSGG from the coding sequence ATGAGTGCCGATCCGGTTCGTTACCGCACCTTCTCTCCCGCCGGCCAGGATGGCGGCAAGCGCGTGGCCGTGTTCTCCGAGGCCAGGGGCGATCTCCAGGCCCGGGCGGCGGCGTCCGGCGAGCCGCTGAACGTGTTCGTGGACAGCGGCGACGCCACGTCCCTCACCCTGCGCGTCTACACGCCCACGCGCGAGAAGGGCAGTTCCGACAGCGCGGCCATCGCCGCCCTGGCGTGGTGGGCGTCCACCCGGCCGGTGTCTGACCTGATGGAGGTCACGATGGCCGGCGAGACGCTCAGCGCGCAGCTGTGCGGCGGCGAGTGGCTGCTGCGGCAGGGCGTGGTCGAGGTCGGGGACGCCGCGGCCGACCTCTCTTCCCTCGGGCTGGCCGGAGCGCCGTGCTGGACGGCGAGCACCGCGCGGCCCAACCTCGTGGTGGCAGTGGCCGACGTGGACGCGCTGGACGCCTTCATGCCAGACGCAGGGGCGATCTCGGCCGTCAACACCTCGACGGGCACGACCGGACTGATCGTCTATGGGCCGGGCGGCCCAAACCGCGCCGACGTGAGCTTCCGCGCCTTTGGGCCGCTGAAGGGCTTCGCGGAGGACGCCGCGAGCAGCAACATGCTCGCGTGCCTGGTGGGCGTGCTGGGGCACTGCGGGCACCTGCCGGCCGACACCAACCTGCTGCGGGCCGCCCAGCGCATGCCCGGTGCCCTGTCGCAGCTGAGCGCGCAGTTCGGCGCGGCGGAGGGGGGCGTGGAGGTCTGGGTGGGCGGCCGGGCGGAAATCACGGCGTCGTCCACGGTGCCGGCGGGCAGCGGCGGCTAG
- the rlmN gene encoding 23S rRNA (adenine(2503)-C(2))-methyltransferase RlmN produces MELLLDLHPDAYPLEGFRRRQLLEWVYGQGVGTFDAMTNLPADTRAQLAASYHLNPYREIETVRSADGSVKYLFTLHDGRQMEAVYMPYLDRRTICVSTMVGCPARCAFCATGAMGFGRNLTPGEIVGQILAVAGGEGLEPRELRNLVFMGMGEPLLNYANTMQAARILLHPLALGMSKRRVTLSTVGLPKGIRQLAAEDDLGIKLAISLHAPDDETRNTIIPTGHRNSVAEIMDAAREYQAATGRRVTFEYAMLRGVNDHLWQAEALAGLLRGLVSHVNLIPMNPWEGSGFESSSEEQIQAFYDALEARGIDVSVRRSRGKDAGAACGQLALKRPGAVAGTA; encoded by the coding sequence ATGGAGCTTCTTCTCGACCTGCACCCCGACGCGTACCCCCTGGAGGGCTTCCGGCGGCGGCAGCTGCTGGAGTGGGTGTACGGGCAGGGCGTGGGCACCTTCGACGCCATGACGAACCTGCCTGCCGACACCCGCGCGCAGCTCGCGGCGTCGTACCACCTGAATCCCTACCGCGAGATCGAGACGGTCCGCAGCGCCGACGGGTCCGTCAAGTACCTGTTCACGCTGCACGACGGTCGCCAGATGGAGGCCGTGTACATGCCGTATCTCGACCGCCGCACCATCTGCGTGTCCACGATGGTAGGCTGCCCCGCCAGGTGCGCGTTCTGCGCCACGGGCGCCATGGGCTTCGGCCGCAACCTGACGCCGGGCGAGATCGTGGGGCAGATCCTCGCGGTGGCCGGCGGCGAGGGCCTGGAACCGCGCGAGCTGCGCAACCTGGTGTTCATGGGGATGGGCGAGCCGCTGCTGAACTACGCCAACACCATGCAGGCCGCCCGTATCCTGCTGCACCCGCTGGCCCTGGGCATGAGCAAACGCCGCGTGACGCTCTCTACCGTCGGGTTGCCCAAGGGCATCCGGCAGCTCGCCGCCGAGGACGACCTGGGCATCAAGCTGGCGATCAGCCTGCACGCCCCGGACGACGAGACGCGCAACACGATCATTCCGACCGGGCACCGCAACTCGGTCGCGGAGATCATGGACGCCGCGCGCGAGTACCAGGCGGCAACCGGCCGGCGCGTGACCTTCGAGTACGCCATGCTGCGCGGCGTGAACGACCACCTGTGGCAGGCCGAGGCCCTGGCGGGCCTGCTGCGCGGGCTGGTCAGCCACGTCAACCTCATTCCCATGAATCCGTGGGAGGGTTCGGGCTTCGAGTCCAGCAGTGAGGAGCAGATCCAGGCCTTCTACGACGCCCTGGAGGCGCGCGGCATCGACGTCAGCGTGCGGCGCTCGCGCGGCAAGGACGCCGGAGCGGCGTGCGGTCAGCTCGCCCTGAAACGGCCCGGCGCGGTGGCGGGCACCGCCTGA
- a CDS encoding tetratricopeptide repeat protein, translating into MTQPTRYVLTGLMLALATPASAQTLVETVTTTSIQNTLNSADAANTLKVPAVPTTPAPATDPAGGTTAAPAVTVTPLSAGQQQQLRAAQLAFQAGQYAQARRQFEALVAANYTNPEPHFGLALTLIAQKDDKGATFELGQFMALAPDRFEGPYNLGVLATRAGRYDDALKLYTDAAVLMKDKATPAAQRQVLDALSAEQTRKADFTGLSTTLAALVALDPTNQDAQYRLAQARTLSGQGAAALPGVYALLKQAPARADAALLLADIYVAQGLPDRALRELNAALTRVTVPADRSDLLLRKANLLAASGDTYSAVLSAQNATRENGRNAAAFARLGELRAARNDRPGALTAYLNAVKLAPQNAAYRVALAGVRLGMNQTAEAAADAAAVLALKPQGATLARAQYVQGVSAYRQGQYAQAVKVLTASQAAAPSADAALWLGLSAYAAGDYATAAGALAESVKLDPTRTARQNLASALLASARYPEAEAVLRGLVSEDAKNADAWFMLGLAQRAQQREQDARVSLKTAATLGSVRAQGALK; encoded by the coding sequence GTGACGCAACCGACCCGCTATGTACTGACCGGCCTGATGCTGGCCCTCGCCACGCCTGCCTCCGCCCAGACCCTGGTGGAGACGGTGACGACCACCAGCATCCAGAACACCCTCAATTCCGCGGACGCCGCGAACACCCTGAAGGTTCCCGCCGTTCCCACCACACCGGCCCCGGCCACCGATCCGGCCGGCGGCACCACGGCCGCGCCCGCCGTGACCGTCACGCCGCTCAGCGCCGGGCAGCAGCAGCAGCTCAGGGCGGCGCAGCTGGCCTTCCAAGCGGGGCAGTACGCCCAGGCCCGGCGGCAGTTCGAGGCGCTGGTGGCCGCGAACTACACCAACCCCGAGCCGCATTTCGGGCTGGCGCTGACCTTGATTGCCCAGAAGGACGACAAGGGCGCCACCTTTGAACTGGGGCAGTTCATGGCGCTGGCCCCGGACCGCTTCGAGGGGCCGTATAACCTTGGCGTGCTCGCCACCCGCGCCGGCCGCTACGACGACGCGCTGAAGCTGTACACCGACGCTGCTGTCCTGATGAAGGACAAGGCCACGCCCGCCGCGCAGCGACAGGTGCTGGACGCGCTCTCGGCCGAGCAGACCCGCAAGGCCGACTTCACGGGCCTGAGCACCACCCTCGCCGCCCTGGTCGCCCTCGATCCCACCAACCAGGACGCGCAGTACCGTCTCGCGCAGGCCCGCACGCTGTCCGGCCAGGGCGCCGCCGCGCTGCCCGGTGTCTACGCGCTGCTCAAGCAGGCGCCTGCCCGCGCCGACGCCGCCCTGCTGCTCGCGGACATCTACGTGGCGCAGGGCCTGCCCGACCGCGCCCTGCGGGAACTGAACGCCGCGCTGACCCGCGTGACCGTTCCTGCGGACCGCAGTGACCTGCTGCTGCGCAAGGCGAACCTGCTGGCCGCCAGTGGCGACACCTACAGCGCCGTGCTGTCCGCCCAGAACGCCACCCGCGAGAACGGCCGCAACGCCGCCGCCTTCGCCCGCCTGGGCGAACTGCGCGCGGCGCGCAACGACCGGCCCGGCGCGCTCACCGCGTACCTGAACGCCGTGAAGCTCGCGCCGCAGAACGCTGCGTACCGCGTGGCCCTGGCAGGGGTCCGCCTCGGCATGAACCAGACGGCCGAGGCCGCCGCCGACGCCGCGGCCGTCCTGGCCCTCAAACCCCAGGGCGCCACGCTGGCCCGGGCACAGTACGTGCAGGGCGTCAGCGCGTACCGGCAGGGCCAGTACGCCCAGGCCGTCAAGGTCCTGACCGCCAGTCAGGCTGCTGCGCCCAGCGCCGACGCCGCCCTGTGGCTGGGCCTGAGCGCGTACGCCGCCGGGGATTACGCCACCGCCGCCGGCGCCCTGGCCGAGAGCGTGAAGCTCGACCCGACCCGCACCGCCCGCCAGAACCTCGCGTCCGCCCTGCTCGCCAGCGCGCGCTACCCCGAGGCCGAGGCCGTGCTGCGCGGCCTGGTCAGCGAGGACGCGAAGAATGCCGACGCGTGGTTCATGCTCGGCCTGGCCCAGCGCGCGCAGCAGCGTGAACAGGACGCCCGCGTATCCCTGAAAACCGCCGCCACCCTCGGCAGCGTCCGGGCCCAGGGAGCCCTGAAGTGA
- a CDS encoding SPOR domain-containing protein, translating into MSRPATRPRRWPDLLIGVLVVLLLVGFGLLLFRPETRTAMTPAATPATPAASTETTSIPSAPTPAETTAQTPAPAPAQSGTATTSEPPTIAAAPVEATPPVSATPAQGTATTTPTEQPDQPATTPTTATPRSGGAVATSEQRVPLRSDYRITLGTFSTSQAATTAAASVSALGYTVYPIDLGSQVVAQVGPFADETSARQALADIQRAYPGALLYPPRGRSLGQNNAGGGASTAANPSASAAETTATPAPAPAPSGPTYLQVGAFDRVESAQKLVQQLRDLGYAPTVNAPEGKKVTVLVGPYTGDAVTRTEQRLSGSGIDHFRVR; encoded by the coding sequence GTGAGCCGACCCGCCACCCGGCCACGCCGCTGGCCAGACCTGCTGATCGGCGTGCTGGTCGTGCTGCTGCTGGTCGGGTTTGGCCTGCTGCTGTTCCGGCCCGAGACGCGTACGGCGATGACCCCGGCCGCCACGCCCGCCACCCCGGCCGCCAGCACCGAGACAACCAGCATTCCCAGCGCGCCCACGCCCGCCGAGACGACGGCCCAGACGCCCGCCCCCGCGCCCGCCCAGAGCGGCACGGCGACCACGTCGGAACCGCCCACCATCGCTGCCGCTCCCGTCGAGGCCACGCCGCCTGTCAGCGCCACCCCGGCCCAGGGCACGGCCACCACAACGCCCACGGAGCAGCCGGACCAGCCCGCGACCACGCCCACCACCGCCACGCCGCGCAGCGGCGGCGCAGTCGCCACCAGCGAGCAGCGCGTGCCGCTGCGCAGCGACTACCGCATCACGCTCGGCACCTTCAGCACGTCCCAGGCGGCCACCACGGCTGCCGCCTCCGTCAGTGCCCTCGGGTACACCGTATACCCCATCGACCTCGGCTCGCAGGTGGTCGCCCAGGTCGGCCCCTTCGCGGACGAGACCAGCGCCCGGCAGGCCCTCGCCGACATCCAGCGGGCCTACCCCGGCGCGCTGCTGTACCCGCCGCGTGGCCGCAGCCTCGGCCAGAACAACGCGGGCGGCGGTGCCAGCACGGCTGCCAACCCAAGCGCTTCCGCCGCCGAGACCACCGCCACGCCCGCGCCGGCCCCCGCACCCAGCGGTCCCACGTACCTGCAGGTGGGCGCCTTCGACCGCGTGGAGAGCGCCCAGAAACTCGTGCAGCAACTCCGCGACCTGGGCTACGCGCCCACCGTCAACGCCCCGGAAGGCAAGAAGGTGACCGTGCTGGTCGGCCCGTACACCGGCGACGCCGTCACGCGCACCGAGCAGCGCCTCAGCGGCAGCGGCATCGACCACTTCCGGGTGCGCTGA
- a CDS encoding redox-sensing transcriptional repressor Rex gives MAEIPTAAISRLVTYLRILEQLEAQDVSRTSSSDLAERAGVSAFQVRKDLAYFGRFGTRGMGYTVAILKRELVRVLGLNQTWNVVIVGMGRLGQAIANYPGASDYQFQYAGLFDVSPAIVGQQIRNLTVRHMDDLKTFVAQNKVDMGFLAVPPDRAQDAAQALVSAGVRGILNFAPVVIQPPTEGGAQEISDEWRAVIIENVDFLAGMKRLAFYILNPHLKDAPLTEDTE, from the coding sequence GTGGCCGAGATCCCCACCGCCGCGATCAGCCGCCTGGTCACGTACCTGCGCATCCTCGAACAGCTCGAGGCGCAGGACGTCAGCCGGACCAGCAGCAGCGACCTCGCGGAACGGGCCGGGGTCAGCGCCTTTCAGGTCCGCAAGGATCTCGCGTACTTCGGACGATTCGGCACGCGCGGCATGGGCTACACCGTGGCCATCCTCAAACGCGAACTCGTCCGCGTGCTGGGTCTCAACCAGACGTGGAACGTGGTCATCGTCGGCATGGGCCGCCTCGGGCAGGCCATCGCCAACTACCCCGGCGCCAGCGATTACCAGTTCCAGTACGCCGGCCTGTTCGACGTCAGCCCTGCCATCGTCGGCCAGCAGATCCGCAACCTCACCGTCCGGCACATGGACGACCTGAAGACCTTCGTCGCGCAGAATAAGGTGGACATGGGTTTTCTGGCTGTACCGCCCGACCGCGCGCAGGACGCTGCGCAGGCCCTCGTCAGCGCCGGCGTGCGCGGCATCCTGAATTTTGCGCCGGTCGTCATCCAGCCGCCCACCGAGGGCGGCGCGCAAGAAATCAGTGACGAGTGGCGTGCTGTGATCATCGAGAACGTCGACTTCCTCGCGGGCATGAAGCGCCTCGCTTTCTACATCCTCAATCCCCATCTCAAAGACGCCCCCCTGACGGAGGACACCGAATGA